One window of Burkholderia thailandensis E264 genomic DNA carries:
- a CDS encoding dihydroneopterin aldolase — MFAALLHPRLADCRRLYLRNHEVYMNIGAFEHEKRGEQRVVINVDLFVPLALTTPVEDKLREVVDYDLMKQSVAQCVARGHIHLQETLCDAIAASLLAHDAVRAVRVSTEKPDAYPDCDAVGVEVFRIKDEERA; from the coding sequence ATGTTTGCCGCCCTCCTGCATCCCAGGCTCGCCGATTGCCGCAGGCTCTACCTGCGCAACCACGAGGTGTACATGAACATCGGCGCCTTCGAGCATGAGAAGCGCGGCGAGCAGCGCGTCGTCATCAACGTCGACCTGTTCGTGCCGCTCGCGCTGACGACGCCCGTCGAGGACAAGCTGCGCGAAGTCGTCGATTACGATTTGATGAAGCAAAGCGTCGCGCAGTGCGTCGCGCGCGGCCACATTCATCTGCAGGAAACGCTGTGCGACGCGATCGCGGCGAGCCTGCTCGCGCACGACGCGGTGCGCGCGGTGCGCGTCTCCACCGAAAAGCCGGACGCCTATCCCGATTGCGACGCCGTCGGCGTCGAAGTATTTCGCATCAAGGACGAGGAGCGAGCATGA
- the ttcA gene encoding tRNA 2-thiocytidine(32) synthetase TtcA gives MNAPHTPHLNEADAAAAVEANAAEIGRRALTRREQKEAYENNKLFKRLVRQVGQAIGDYNMIEHGDKVMVCLSGGKDSYALLDILLRLRERAPIDFDLVAVNLDQKQPGFPEHVLPEYLTKIGVPFHIENQDTYSIVKRLVPEGKTTCSLCSRLRRGILYRVAGELGATKIALGHHRDDIVQTLLLNMFYGGKLKGMPPKLQSDDGKNIVIRPLAYAKETDLEKYAELREFPIIPCNLCGSQPNLKRAEMKALIRDWDKRFPGRVDNMFNALANVVPSHLMDTQLFPFAGLRATGEADPNGDIAFDEDPCGTGASAPGGAKSVSIVQFDDL, from the coding sequence ATGAATGCGCCCCACACCCCGCATCTGAACGAAGCCGACGCGGCCGCCGCCGTCGAGGCGAACGCGGCCGAGATCGGCCGCCGCGCGCTCACGCGCCGCGAGCAGAAGGAAGCGTACGAGAACAACAAGCTGTTCAAGCGGCTCGTGCGCCAGGTCGGCCAGGCGATCGGCGACTACAACATGATCGAGCACGGCGACAAGGTGATGGTCTGCCTGTCGGGCGGCAAGGACAGCTACGCGCTGCTCGATATCCTGTTGCGGCTGCGCGAGCGCGCGCCGATCGATTTCGACCTCGTCGCCGTGAACCTCGACCAGAAGCAGCCGGGCTTTCCGGAGCACGTGCTGCCCGAGTACCTGACGAAGATCGGCGTGCCGTTTCACATCGAGAACCAGGATACGTACAGCATCGTCAAGCGGCTCGTGCCCGAAGGCAAGACCACCTGCTCGCTGTGCTCGCGGCTGCGCCGCGGGATTCTGTACCGCGTCGCGGGCGAACTCGGCGCGACGAAGATCGCGCTCGGCCACCACCGCGACGACATCGTGCAGACGCTGCTGCTGAACATGTTCTACGGCGGCAAGCTGAAGGGGATGCCGCCGAAGCTGCAATCGGATGACGGCAAGAACATCGTGATCCGCCCGCTCGCCTACGCGAAGGAAACCGATCTCGAGAAATACGCGGAACTGCGCGAATTCCCGATCATTCCGTGCAATCTGTGCGGCAGCCAGCCGAACCTGAAGCGCGCGGAGATGAAGGCGCTGATCCGCGACTGGGACAAGCGCTTTCCGGGCCGCGTCGACAACATGTTCAACGCGCTCGCGAACGTCGTGCCGTCGCACCTGATGGACACGCAGTTGTTCCCGTTCGCCGGACTGCGCGCGACGGGCGAGGCCGATCCGAACGGCGACATCGCGTTCGACGAGGACCCGTGCGGCACCGGCGCGAGCGCGCCGGGCGGCGCGAAATCCGTGTCGATCGTGCAGTTCGACGATCTGTAA
- a CDS encoding SDR family oxidoreductase, with product MTVPADTCDTSAARTARVVLITGAVHTGAAQACAAEAARAVAPQAADAAPAGDAPSCAPTADGAPMGAPRAGGQQADTASHAARPGGAPTAARPAPDAAAVGRALAVGFARRGWDVALAAAAGDEARAAAALAAEVEALGRRAAVLVADLSAETDVARLVAECGAALGRPACVVAQPAPVADNARDVGYASLACAMARGVAAPLVLARTLADATPDAARDDERERAVVIHLLDETLFHPAPERLSHSLAQAALHRATTAQALALAPKVRVVGLVRGRAPRADDIADAACYLADAPGVTGATLTVDGGEHLAPPADERN from the coding sequence ATGACCGTCCCCGCCGACACCTGCGACACATCCGCGGCCCGCACCGCGCGGGTCGTGCTGATCACGGGCGCCGTGCATACGGGCGCCGCGCAAGCATGCGCCGCCGAAGCGGCACGGGCGGTCGCACCGCAGGCGGCCGATGCCGCCCCGGCGGGCGACGCGCCATCCTGCGCGCCGACGGCGGATGGCGCGCCGATGGGCGCCCCGCGAGCAGGCGGGCAGCAGGCGGACACCGCTTCGCATGCCGCGCGCCCGGGCGGCGCGCCCACCGCCGCGCGGCCCGCGCCCGACGCCGCGGCCGTCGGACGCGCGCTCGCCGTCGGCTTCGCTCGGCGCGGCTGGGACGTCGCGCTCGCGGCCGCCGCGGGCGACGAAGCCCGCGCGGCCGCCGCGCTCGCCGCCGAAGTCGAGGCGCTCGGCCGCCGCGCGGCGGTGCTCGTCGCCGATCTGTCGGCCGAGACGGATGTCGCGCGGCTCGTCGCCGAGTGCGGCGCGGCGCTCGGCCGGCCGGCGTGCGTCGTCGCGCAGCCCGCGCCCGTCGCGGACAACGCGCGCGACGTCGGCTACGCGTCGCTCGCGTGCGCGATGGCGCGCGGCGTCGCCGCGCCGCTCGTGCTCGCGCGCACGCTCGCCGACGCGACGCCCGACGCCGCGCGCGACGACGAGCGCGAGCGCGCGGTCGTGATTCATCTGCTCGACGAGACGCTGTTTCATCCGGCGCCCGAGCGCCTGTCGCACTCGCTCGCGCAAGCCGCGCTGCACCGCGCGACCACCGCGCAGGCGCTCGCGCTCGCGCCGAAGGTGCGGGTAGTCGGCCTCGTGCGCGGGCGGGCGCCGCGCGCGGACGACATCGCCGACGCCGCGTGCTATCTCGCGGATGCGCCGGGCGTGACGGGCGCGACGCTGACCGTCGACGGCGGCGAGCATCTCGCGCCGCCCGCCGACGAACGGAATTGA
- the glmU gene encoding bifunctional UDP-N-acetylglucosamine diphosphorylase/glucosamine-1-phosphate N-acetyltransferase GlmU — protein sequence MNIVILAAGTGKRMRSALPKVLHPLAGRPLLSHVIDTARALAPSRLVVVIGHGAERVRAAVAAPDVQFAVQEQQLGTGHAVRQALPLLDPSQPTLVLYGDVPLTRAATLRRLADAATDARYGVLTVTLDDPTGYGRIVRDQAGCVTRIVEQKDASADELKIAEINTGIVVAPTAQLSMWLGALGNDNAQGEYYLTDVVEQAIEAGFEIVTTQPDDEWETLGVNSKAQLAELERIHQRKLAEALLADGVTLADPARIDVRGKLTCGRDVSIDVNCVFEGDVTLADGVTIGANCVIRNAAIAAGARVDAFSHLDGATLGANTVVGPYARLRPGAVLADDAHVGNFVEVKNATLGHGSKANHLTYLGDADIGARVNVGAGTITCNYDGANKFRTVIEDDVFVGSDTQFVAPVRVGRGVTVAAGTTVWKDVAEGMLVLNDKTQTAKSGYVRPVKKKS from the coding sequence ATGAATATCGTGATTTTGGCGGCAGGCACCGGCAAGCGCATGCGTTCGGCGCTGCCGAAAGTGCTTCATCCTCTGGCCGGCAGGCCCCTTCTCTCCCACGTGATCGACACCGCCCGCGCGCTCGCGCCGTCCCGGCTCGTCGTCGTGATCGGCCACGGCGCCGAGCGGGTGCGCGCGGCCGTCGCCGCGCCCGACGTGCAGTTCGCGGTGCAGGAGCAACAGCTCGGCACGGGGCACGCGGTGCGCCAGGCGCTGCCGCTGCTCGACCCGTCGCAGCCGACGCTCGTGCTGTACGGCGACGTGCCGCTCACGCGCGCGGCGACGCTCAGGCGCCTCGCCGACGCCGCGACCGACGCCCGCTACGGCGTGCTGACCGTCACGCTCGACGATCCGACGGGCTACGGGCGCATCGTGCGCGACCAGGCGGGGTGCGTCACGCGCATCGTCGAGCAGAAGGACGCTTCGGCCGACGAGCTGAAGATCGCCGAAATCAACACGGGCATCGTCGTCGCGCCTACCGCGCAGCTGTCGATGTGGCTCGGCGCGCTCGGCAACGACAACGCGCAGGGCGAGTACTACCTGACCGACGTCGTCGAGCAGGCGATCGAAGCGGGCTTCGAGATCGTCACGACGCAGCCGGACGACGAATGGGAGACGCTCGGCGTCAACAGCAAGGCGCAGCTCGCCGAGCTCGAGCGCATTCATCAGCGCAAGCTCGCCGAAGCGCTGCTTGCCGATGGCGTGACGCTCGCCGATCCGGCGCGCATCGACGTGCGCGGCAAGCTCACGTGCGGGCGCGACGTGTCGATCGACGTGAACTGCGTGTTCGAAGGCGACGTGACGCTTGCCGACGGCGTGACGATCGGCGCGAACTGCGTGATCCGCAACGCGGCGATCGCCGCGGGCGCGCGCGTCGACGCGTTCTCGCATCTCGACGGCGCGACGCTCGGCGCGAACACGGTCGTCGGCCCGTATGCACGGCTGCGCCCGGGCGCGGTGCTCGCCGACGACGCGCACGTCGGCAACTTCGTCGAGGTGAAGAACGCGACGCTCGGCCACGGCTCGAAGGCGAACCATCTGACCTATCTCGGCGACGCGGACATCGGCGCGCGCGTGAACGTCGGCGCGGGCACGATCACGTGCAACTACGACGGCGCGAACAAGTTCCGCACGGTCATCGAGGACGACGTGTTCGTCGGCTCGGACACGCAGTTCGTCGCGCCGGTGCGCGTCGGCCGCGGCGTGACGGTCGCGGCGGGCACGACCGTGTGGAAGGACGTGGCCGAAGGCATGCTCGTGCTCAACGACAAGACGCAGACCGCGAAAAGCGGCTACGTGCGTCCCGTCAAGAAGAAGAGCTGA